A genomic stretch from Hydrogenimonas urashimensis includes:
- the arsC gene encoding arsenate reductase (glutaredoxin) (This arsenate reductase requires both glutathione and glutaredoxin to convert arsenate to arsenite, after which the efflux transporter formed by ArsA and ArsB can extrude the arsenite from the cell, providing resistance.) — MANEEVIIWHNPRCSKSREALKLLQEEGIEPEVYKYLDEHPTKEEIRKVLEMIGAKPREIMRTKEKLYKELGLKDVDDDEKLIEAMAEHPRLIERPIVVKGGKAVLGRPPQKVLELVKGN; from the coding sequence ATGGCAAATGAAGAGGTCATTATCTGGCACAACCCCCGATGCTCAAAATCCCGTGAAGCGCTGAAGCTGCTTCAGGAAGAGGGGATCGAGCCCGAAGTCTACAAATATCTGGACGAGCATCCGACCAAAGAGGAGATCAGGAAAGTTCTCGAAATGATCGGGGCAAAACCGCGTGAAATCATGCGCACCAAAGAGAAACTCTACAAAGAGCTGGGACTAAAAGATGTGGATGACGACGAAAAGCTGATCGAAGCGATGGCGGAACATCCCAGACTTATCGAGCGGCCCATCGTCGTCAAAGGGGGCAAAGCGGTGCTGGGCCGCCCGCCGCAAAAAGTGTTAGAGCTCGTCAAAGGAAACTGA
- a CDS encoding dienelactone hydrolase family protein, giving the protein MSYETFRNMQREIWIEAENVRVGGFLAVPEGAESIVLFAHGSGSSRFSSRNNYVASVLHEAGFATLLFDLLMREEEIDRRNVFDIDLLASRLILATEWVKAQPKLQPLDLGYFGASTGSAAALKASVLGNHRIDAIVSRGGRPDMAEGILERVTAPTLLIVGSNDDIVVELNEKAYRKLRCEKKMVLIPGATHLFEEPGTLEEVARLARDWFLMHLGKETG; this is encoded by the coding sequence ATGAGTTACGAAACTTTTAGAAACATGCAAAGAGAAATCTGGATCGAAGCGGAAAATGTGCGGGTCGGCGGTTTTCTCGCCGTGCCGGAAGGGGCGGAGTCGATCGTACTCTTCGCACACGGCAGTGGCAGCAGCAGGTTCAGTTCCCGCAACAACTATGTCGCCTCCGTATTGCATGAGGCCGGCTTTGCCACACTCCTTTTCGATCTGCTGATGAGGGAGGAGGAAATCGACCGTCGCAATGTCTTCGATATCGACCTGCTCGCCTCCCGGCTGATTCTGGCAACGGAATGGGTCAAAGCGCAGCCCAAACTGCAGCCTCTCGACCTGGGTTATTTCGGAGCCAGTACCGGATCGGCGGCGGCGCTCAAAGCGTCGGTGCTCGGAAACCACCGGATTGACGCCATCGTCTCCCGCGGCGGACGGCCCGATATGGCCGAAGGGATTCTGGAACGAGTCACCGCCCCGACACTACTGATAGTAGGGAGTAATGACGACATCGTCGTGGAGCTTAATGAAAAGGCCTACCGCAAGCTTCGGTGCGAAAAGAAAATGGTGTTGATACCCGGCGCGACCCATCTCTTCGAAGAGCCGGGCACTCTCGAAGAGGTCGCCAGACTGGCGAGAGACTGGTTTTTGATGCATCTGGGCAAAGAGACAGGGTAA
- a CDS encoding peptide deformylase encodes MSVKKELIVYPDERIHIPCSDVRNFDDTLFEVIEMMKEVIEENDAEGLAAIQTGYPYNIVIVRLDNGSYLELINPRILRYEGKTTAKEKTLYYPDIEIEVPRYEKIKLIYEDRYGKQHHMEAEGKLARVIQRKIDYTFGGTFLTKVKKEIKEAVEKALAENGLVPEVELCPTFSKRVYFLSVADKLLFFMFLTLFAKLFNPSIETLATFYTFDKIGGLAVVFLMIGYFIYGRWEAKKYTSCTSCQVGNMIGSMAKRLIAAIVIGTATYFLVNPAM; translated from the coding sequence ATGTCCGTCAAAAAAGAGCTTATCGTCTATCCTGACGAACGAATCCATATTCCGTGCAGCGACGTAAGAAACTTTGACGATACTCTTTTTGAAGTGATCGAAATGATGAAAGAGGTCATCGAAGAGAACGATGCCGAGGGATTGGCAGCTATTCAGACCGGTTATCCCTATAATATTGTCATCGTCAGGTTGGATAACGGTTCGTATCTGGAACTGATCAATCCGCGAATTTTGCGATACGAAGGAAAAACGACCGCCAAAGAGAAGACACTGTACTATCCGGATATCGAAATAGAGGTGCCCCGTTACGAAAAAATAAAACTGATCTATGAAGATCGATACGGCAAACAACACCATATGGAAGCGGAAGGCAAACTCGCGCGGGTTATTCAGCGAAAAATCGATTATACTTTCGGCGGAACCTTCCTTACGAAAGTCAAAAAAGAGATTAAAGAAGCGGTCGAAAAAGCGTTGGCGGAGAACGGTCTGGTACCGGAAGTCGAACTTTGCCCCACTTTTTCCAAACGGGTCTATTTCCTCAGCGTCGCCGACAAACTTCTCTTTTTTATGTTCCTGACACTTTTTGCCAAACTTTTCAATCCTTCTATTGAAACCCTGGCAACCTTCTACACTTTCGACAAAATAGGGGGATTGGCTGTCGTTTTTTTGATGATCGGCTATTTCATCTATGGTCGGTGGGAAGCGAAAAAGTACACAAGCTGCACCAGCTGTCAGGTGGGCAATATGATCGGCTCCATGGCAAAACGCCTTATCGCCGCTATCGTCATCGGCACCGCCACCTATTTTCTCGTCAATCCGGCCATGTAA
- a CDS encoding DUF481 domain-containing protein — MLYGTESNTTQPVGRKLKPGERLDEVTKKDIVRAKQKQLEKKAEGSRQKEELKLKEKAKKIDTIVVKGTVLQGRITELTSKYVQFSLVYGSGSIRIDYRNIEQITTEHEYHIFYNGKETTGRIIGIKDHAFLIILHHDIKEIIKIENIDRLILSVKENNTIENRLRNRFPYTRGSIDIGIETETGVKYNRKITIDYHLTRKKMNQRQLLDIHYAYETTTTSKPEGDIKSLDKKELHVSGEENYLLDEKRFWFMQLGYDFDQPRGIEYRLYPALGYGYRFIFDKDTWIQLKGGGGYVYESFYPYDVPPGEEFVSSNDYGAVFLGISARDHLKNLWLIKELIMTGSIFYMPSFSDPANDWLSRMTFTIEIPISTMLSLKWVYRVVNDDNPVPEVGNNKTTTDLYFSIHY; from the coding sequence ATGCTGTATGGCACAGAAAGCAATACAACACAGCCGGTTGGACGAAAGCTCAAACCCGGTGAGCGTCTCGATGAAGTGACGAAAAAGGATATTGTCAGGGCCAAGCAGAAACAGCTGGAAAAAAAGGCCGAAGGTTCCCGCCAGAAAGAGGAACTCAAACTCAAAGAAAAAGCCAAAAAGATCGATACGATCGTGGTGAAAGGAACCGTGCTGCAGGGAAGAATTACCGAACTGACCAGCAAATATGTGCAGTTTTCGCTGGTTTACGGCAGTGGCAGCATACGCATCGACTACAGAAACATCGAACAGATCACCACCGAACACGAATACCATATATTCTACAATGGCAAAGAGACGACGGGGCGCATCATCGGCATCAAGGATCATGCCTTCTTGATCATTCTGCACCACGATATCAAGGAGATCATCAAAATAGAGAATATCGATCGACTTATTCTTTCCGTCAAGGAGAACAATACAATAGAAAACCGTTTGAGAAACAGGTTTCCCTATACCCGCGGAAGCATCGATATCGGCATCGAAACGGAAACGGGTGTCAAATACAACAGGAAGATCACGATCGATTATCACTTGACGCGCAAAAAAATGAATCAGCGCCAGCTTCTGGATATTCACTACGCTTACGAGACGACAACCACTTCCAAACCCGAAGGCGATATCAAGAGCCTCGACAAAAAAGAGCTCCATGTCAGCGGTGAAGAAAACTATCTTCTCGATGAAAAGCGCTTTTGGTTCATGCAACTAGGGTACGATTTCGACCAACCCCGCGGCATCGAATATCGTCTCTATCCCGCTTTGGGATACGGATACCGTTTCATTTTCGACAAAGATACATGGATACAGCTCAAAGGCGGCGGCGGCTATGTGTACGAATCTTTCTATCCCTATGATGTGCCTCCGGGTGAGGAATTTGTCAGTAGCAACGATTACGGTGCCGTTTTTCTCGGTATCAGCGCCAGGGACCATCTGAAAAATCTGTGGCTCATCAAAGAACTCATCATGACGGGCAGCATCTTCTATATGCCCTCTTTTTCCGATCCCGCCAACGACTGGCTGTCACGGATGACATTTACCATAGAGATTCCCATTAGCACGATGCTGTCTCTCAAATGGGTCTACCGCGTCGTCAATGATGACAATCCGGTCCCTGAAGTTGGCAACAACAAAACCACCACCGATCTTTATTTCAGCATTCATTACTGA
- a CDS encoding bifunctional 3,4-dihydroxy-2-butanone 4-phosphate synthase/GTP cyclohydrolase II codes for MPIKRVQQAIEDIKHGKMVVMIDDEDRENEGDLVYAATFSTPEHVNFMATEAKGLICVAISREIAERLDLRPMVQHNDSQHETAFTVSVDAREATTGISAYERDMTIRLLASPISSPEDLVRPGHIFPLIAKEGGVLVRTGHTEGSVDLCRLAGLAPSAVICEIMREDGQMARRDDLEIFAKEHGLNIVYISDLVEYRLRNERLVRLKEEETIKFFDTNVEKKVFTDHEGKEHTAIVFYKLHEAENVKFHNIGRDVDLFLNQQKYRQLIKSIDYLKRNGGTIIFVDTDDTVASDTMKEYGIGAQILAELGIKNIRLLVSSKGREFVGLGGFGLDIVEEIEL; via the coding sequence ATGCCAATCAAACGTGTACAACAGGCAATAGAAGATATCAAACATGGAAAGATGGTCGTTATGATCGACGACGAAGACAGAGAGAATGAGGGAGATCTGGTCTATGCAGCCACATTTTCCACTCCCGAACATGTCAACTTCATGGCAACGGAGGCGAAGGGGCTCATCTGTGTGGCAATCTCCAGGGAGATTGCCGAAAGACTTGATCTTCGACCCATGGTGCAGCACAACGATTCGCAGCACGAAACCGCATTCACGGTGTCGGTGGATGCAAGAGAGGCGACGACGGGCATTTCGGCCTACGAAAGAGACATGACAATAAGACTTCTCGCGAGTCCCATCAGTTCCCCGGAGGATCTGGTGCGTCCCGGCCACATATTTCCTCTTATCGCGAAAGAGGGCGGAGTCTTGGTGCGTACGGGTCATACAGAAGGCTCCGTGGATCTTTGCCGACTCGCCGGTCTGGCACCCAGTGCTGTCATTTGCGAAATCATGCGCGAAGACGGCCAGATGGCACGCCGGGACGATCTGGAGATTTTCGCGAAAGAACACGGCCTCAATATTGTCTATATATCGGATCTGGTGGAGTACAGGCTAAGGAACGAACGCCTTGTGCGTCTCAAAGAGGAGGAAACGATCAAGTTTTTCGACACGAATGTCGAGAAGAAGGTATTCACGGACCATGAAGGCAAGGAGCATACAGCCATCGTTTTCTACAAGCTCCACGAGGCAGAAAATGTCAAATTTCACAATATCGGCAGGGATGTCGATCTCTTTTTGAACCAGCAAAAATACCGGCAGCTCATCAAATCCATCGACTATCTCAAACGCAACGGCGGAACGATCATCTTTGTAGACACTGATGACACGGTGGCGAGTGACACGATGAAAGAGTACGGCATAGGGGCACAGATACTGGCCGAACTCGGTATCAAAAACATCCGTCTGCTCGTCTCCAGCAAGGGAAGAGAGTTTGTCGGCCTCGGAGGCTTCGGTCTGGATATTGTCGAAGAGATCGAACTGTAG
- a CDS encoding phosphatase PAP2 family protein: MRRSTLSLAFAVTGLSLFLIAFFLYLSEPGHIDGVVLEVASGWRSPFWDRAMIAITRLGSMPAVMLFSVVIGILFLNAGRIRELFWYLFSLFVAALSATALKEMIGRERPADAMLSLDSFAFPSWHATLSMAIAASLAIFLLSTVRIKHRWSLFWILLAWPLLIGFSRIYLHLHWFTDVLAGWGIGLVCAAVPASVFRAQDDNDHV; the protein is encoded by the coding sequence GTGCGTAGAAGCACCCTTTCTCTCGCCTTCGCAGTAACAGGATTGTCTCTTTTTCTAATCGCTTTTTTTCTCTATCTCTCTGAACCCGGCCACATCGACGGCGTGGTTCTGGAGGTTGCCAGCGGGTGGCGGTCTCCGTTTTGGGACAGAGCGATGATAGCCATTACCCGTCTGGGGAGCATGCCGGCGGTCATGCTTTTTTCCGTCGTTATCGGGATCCTTTTTCTGAACGCGGGAAGAATACGGGAACTTTTCTGGTATCTCTTCAGTCTCTTTGTAGCGGCATTGAGCGCCACCGCGCTAAAGGAAATGATAGGACGCGAACGGCCCGCCGATGCGATGCTTTCACTTGATAGTTTCGCGTTTCCGTCGTGGCACGCAACCCTTTCGATGGCCATCGCCGCCTCCCTGGCGATCTTTCTGCTCTCTACTGTACGCATAAAGCACCGGTGGTCACTTTTTTGGATACTTCTTGCCTGGCCCCTGCTGATAGGCTTTTCAAGAATCTATCTGCATCTGCACTGGTTCACCGACGTACTGGCCGGGTGGGGAATAGGACTTGTATGTGCCGCGGTGCCCGCATCGGTTTTCAGGGCCCAGGACGACAACGATCACGTCTGA
- a CDS encoding ABC-F family ATP-binding cassette domain-containing protein codes for MLQTLNLTKRFGGRVLFENVNIKLDAGKRYGLIGANGAGKSTFLRIVAGEEDATSGEIIIGNGLKVGVLGQNQYAFEDFTIADAVLYGNKRLFEAIKEKEKLYMEGNFDDDKVNERLGELEMICVEEDPMYEYDVRIKKILEELGFPESQHTELMSTLPSADKFKVLLAQVLFPKPDILFLDEPTNNLDIHAIAWLEEQLKRHEGTMIVISHDRHFLNSVVTHILDLDFKTIREFTGNYDDWYIASNLLQKQREMERAKKLKEKEQLEKFIERFSANASKAKQATSRRKQLEKLDLSALQTSSRRDPSIVFRQRREIGKEALEIENLSKAFGDHVVFENLDLKVNPGDKIALIGPNGVGKTTLLKMIMDDGLKPDGGEIRWGATVEPSYFPQDTTDRIKGTETLYEWLRNHDREADISEIRNCLGRMLFSGEEQEKSIEKISGGEKHRMMLSKMMLEQGNFLVLDEPTNHLDLEAIIALGEALYNFKGNVICVTHDRELIDAFANRIIEIKPDGDIVDFKGNYEEYAESIGETASV; via the coding sequence ATGCTGCAGACTCTCAACCTGACAAAACGTTTTGGCGGCCGGGTGCTGTTTGAAAACGTCAACATCAAACTCGACGCCGGCAAGCGGTACGGACTCATCGGAGCCAACGGAGCCGGCAAAAGCACCTTTCTCAGAATCGTCGCCGGCGAAGAGGATGCCACAAGCGGCGAAATCATCATCGGAAACGGCCTGAAAGTGGGTGTACTTGGTCAAAACCAGTACGCCTTCGAGGATTTCACCATCGCCGATGCGGTGCTTTACGGCAACAAGCGTCTCTTTGAAGCCATCAAAGAGAAAGAGAAACTTTACATGGAAGGCAACTTCGACGACGACAAAGTCAACGAACGTCTGGGTGAGCTGGAGATGATCTGTGTCGAAGAGGATCCGATGTACGAGTATGATGTGCGCATCAAGAAGATTCTCGAAGAGCTAGGATTTCCCGAAAGCCAGCATACGGAACTCATGAGCACGCTGCCCAGCGCCGACAAATTCAAAGTACTGCTAGCACAGGTGCTTTTCCCCAAACCCGACATCCTTTTTCTCGACGAGCCCACCAACAACCTGGACATCCACGCCATCGCCTGGCTCGAAGAGCAGCTCAAACGTCACGAGGGAACGATGATCGTCATCTCCCACGACCGCCACTTCCTCAACAGCGTCGTCACCCATATCCTCGATCTCGACTTCAAGACGATCCGGGAGTTCACCGGCAACTACGACGACTGGTACATCGCCTCCAACCTGTTGCAAAAACAGCGGGAGATGGAGCGGGCGAAGAAGCTCAAGGAGAAAGAGCAGCTCGAAAAGTTCATCGAACGCTTCAGCGCCAACGCTTCCAAAGCCAAACAGGCCACCAGCCGGCGCAAACAGCTCGAAAAACTCGATCTTTCCGCGCTGCAGACCTCAAGCCGGCGCGATCCATCCATTGTTTTCAGGCAGCGTCGGGAGATCGGCAAGGAGGCACTGGAGATCGAAAACCTTTCCAAAGCCTTCGGTGACCATGTGGTTTTCGAAAATCTCGACCTTAAAGTCAACCCCGGCGACAAGATCGCGCTGATTGGCCCCAATGGCGTGGGTAAGACGACGCTGCTGAAGATGATCATGGACGACGGCCTCAAACCAGACGGTGGCGAAATCCGATGGGGAGCCACGGTGGAGCCCAGCTACTTTCCCCAGGATACGACGGACCGCATCAAGGGAACCGAAACTCTCTACGAGTGGCTGCGCAACCACGACCGGGAGGCGGACATTTCGGAAATTCGAAACTGTCTGGGCCGGATGCTTTTCAGCGGCGAGGAACAGGAAAAAAGTATCGAAAAGATCAGCGGAGGCGAGAAGCACCGGATGATGCTCTCCAAAATGATGCTGGAGCAGGGCAACTTCCTGGTCCTCGACGAACCCACCAACCATCTTGATCTGGAAGCGATCATCGCCCTGGGTGAAGCGCTCTACAACTTCAAGGGCAACGTCATCTGCGTTACCCACGACCGGGAACTGATCGACGCTTTCGCCAACCGGATTATCGAAATCAAGCCCGACGGCGACATCGTCGATTTCAAAGGCAATTACGAAGAGTATGCCGAGTCCATCGGAGAGACGGCGAGCGTCTGA
- a CDS encoding translation initiation factor has product MKLDIEFGSFDEGWKADNRAKEAKEQSETLPPHEHRLVFRREKRRGKPVTLVGEFYLEKSDAHALLAKIKKSLGSGGTFKRGWIQLQGEQADALRNILKALGYRFK; this is encoded by the coding sequence GTGAAACTCGACATCGAGTTTGGATCTTTCGACGAGGGTTGGAAAGCCGATAACAGGGCGAAAGAGGCGAAAGAACAGAGCGAAACTCTGCCGCCGCATGAACACCGGCTCGTTTTTCGGCGCGAAAAGCGCCGCGGCAAACCTGTTACGCTCGTAGGGGAATTTTATCTGGAAAAATCGGATGCCCACGCGCTTTTGGCAAAGATCAAAAAGAGCCTTGGAAGCGGCGGAACTTTCAAAAGGGGATGGATACAACTGCAGGGTGAACAGGCCGATGCTCTCCGGAATATTCTGAAAGCGTTGGGCTACCGTTTCAAATAG
- a CDS encoding YbgC/FadM family acyl-CoA thioesterase, with protein MKIRVYYEDTDAAGIVYYANYLKYCERARSEVFFEAGETPQSASGYFVVKELEAKYLSPASLGDILTIETELLEKRSASIVLLQRVKKEASLLFEMKIKLAYLHQGRPVKIPEKIYRLVSAWESGE; from the coding sequence ATGAAGATACGTGTCTATTACGAGGACACCGATGCGGCCGGTATCGTCTATTACGCCAACTATCTGAAATACTGCGAGCGGGCGAGAAGCGAAGTCTTCTTCGAAGCGGGTGAAACACCGCAAAGCGCAAGCGGCTATTTCGTTGTCAAAGAGCTGGAGGCGAAGTATCTTTCACCAGCCTCTTTGGGAGATATTCTGACAATTGAAACAGAGTTGTTGGAAAAAAGAAGCGCTTCGATCGTTTTGCTTCAACGTGTGAAAAAAGAAGCTTCCCTTCTTTTCGAAATGAAGATAAAACTTGCCTACCTCCATCAAGGCAGACCGGTAAAGATTCCTGAGAAAATCTACCGGCTCGTATCAGCCTGGGAGAGTGGCGAGTAG
- the msrA gene encoding peptide-methionine (S)-S-oxide reductase MsrA, which yields MEPKYEKATLGGGCFWCLEAVFEQVKGVVDVVSGYAGGHVEKPTYQQVCTGSTGHAEVVQITYDPSIVSYEALLDIFWTIHDPTTLNRQGADVGTQYRSVIFYHNENQKEMAQRSKAQAQQRFNAPIVTAIAPLDKFWPAEAYHQDYFRKNPSHGYCHAVVAPKVKKFKTHFKEMAK from the coding sequence ATGGAACCTAAGTATGAAAAAGCGACGCTGGGCGGCGGCTGTTTCTGGTGCCTGGAAGCGGTTTTCGAACAGGTCAAAGGGGTCGTAGATGTCGTAAGTGGCTATGCCGGAGGCCATGTGGAAAAACCGACCTACCAGCAGGTCTGCACCGGGTCCACGGGCCATGCCGAAGTGGTGCAGATCACCTACGATCCCTCCATCGTCAGTTACGAAGCGCTGTTGGATATTTTCTGGACCATTCACGACCCCACGACGCTCAACCGCCAGGGCGCCGATGTGGGTACCCAATACCGTTCCGTCATCTTCTACCATAATGAAAACCAAAAGGAGATGGCACAACGATCCAAAGCCCAGGCCCAACAACGTTTCAATGCCCCCATCGTCACCGCAATCGCACCGTTGGACAAGTTCTGGCCCGCCGAGGCGTACCATCAGGACTATTTCAGAAAAAATCCCTCCCATGGATACTGTCACGCGGTCGTGGCACCCAAAGTGAAGAAGTTCAAAACGCATTTCAAGGAGATGGCCAAATGA
- a CDS encoding NAD(P)/FAD-dependent oxidoreductase gives MARVVVLGAGVSGHTAATFLRDWLGSEHEVVVVTPNSKWNWIPSNIWVGCGEMEKEDVVFELAPVYEKAGIDYRQAKAVSIHPEGGENEEKPYVTIEYTGQGKEGQSETVTYDYLINATGPKLNFGATEGLGPDNGYTVSVCTADHAVHANEELQKCIAKMKAGERQKIVIGTGHGMCTCQGAAFEYVFNVEFELNKAGVRDMADITWISNESFLGDFGIGGLHLKRGGYAASSRLFAESLYAEKGIPWVIGAHVNKVEPGKIHYEQLDGSTGELEFDFSMLIPPFAGVGLKAYAKDGSDMTDKLFAPNGFLKVDADYTAKPYEEWKASDWPRTYQNPDYPNIFAVGIAFAPPHLISKPMKSPNGTPINPTPPRTGMPSGIIGKTVAMSIRDMITKGADKPTHHASMAEMGAACVASAGKDPIHGMAAALTVYPVVPDFDKYPGIGRDLDYTFGEIGLAGHWIKHILHHMFIYKAKLKPGWTLIPE, from the coding sequence ATGGCAAGAGTTGTCGTACTTGGCGCCGGTGTCTCAGGACATACAGCCGCCACTTTTTTGCGGGACTGGCTCGGGTCCGAGCATGAAGTCGTTGTCGTTACACCCAACAGCAAATGGAACTGGATCCCTTCCAATATCTGGGTGGGCTGCGGCGAAATGGAAAAAGAAGATGTTGTTTTCGAACTGGCTCCTGTTTATGAAAAGGCAGGAATCGACTATCGTCAGGCCAAAGCGGTTTCGATTCATCCCGAAGGCGGAGAGAACGAGGAGAAGCCCTACGTCACAATCGAATATACCGGTCAGGGCAAAGAGGGTCAGAGCGAGACCGTAACATACGACTACCTGATCAATGCGACTGGTCCGAAGCTCAATTTTGGTGCGACGGAAGGTCTTGGACCTGACAACGGCTACACCGTTTCAGTCTGTACGGCCGATCATGCAGTGCATGCCAATGAGGAGCTCCAGAAATGCATCGCCAAAATGAAAGCGGGTGAGCGCCAGAAAATCGTAATCGGAACCGGTCACGGTATGTGTACGTGCCAGGGTGCCGCATTCGAATATGTCTTTAACGTCGAGTTCGAACTCAACAAAGCCGGTGTCCGTGACATGGCGGACATTACGTGGATTTCAAACGAATCTTTCCTGGGAGACTTTGGAATCGGCGGTCTGCACCTCAAACGTGGAGGTTATGCGGCCAGTTCACGACTCTTTGCCGAATCCCTCTACGCAGAAAAGGGTATTCCCTGGGTCATTGGTGCGCACGTCAACAAAGTCGAGCCCGGAAAAATCCATTACGAACAGCTTGACGGAAGCACGGGCGAACTCGAATTCGATTTCTCCATGCTCATTCCTCCTTTTGCTGGTGTCGGCCTGAAAGCTTATGCCAAAGACGGAAGCGATATGACTGACAAACTCTTCGCTCCCAACGGCTTCCTGAAAGTCGATGCCGACTACACCGCCAAACCCTACGAAGAGTGGAAAGCGAGTGACTGGCCGAGAACCTATCAAAACCCTGATTATCCGAACATTTTCGCCGTCGGTATCGCATTTGCTCCGCCGCATCTTATCTCCAAGCCGATGAAAAGCCCCAACGGCACACCGATCAACCCGACTCCGCCGAGAACAGGTATGCCTTCGGGTATCATCGGCAAAACGGTCGCCATGTCCATCCGTGACATGATCACAAAAGGTGCCGACAAACCGACACATCATGCATCAATGGCCGAAATGGGTGCAGCATGTGTTGCTTCGGCGGGTAAAGACCCGATCCACGGTATGGCAGCGGCACTGACTGTCTATCCTGTCGTTCCCGATTTTGACAAATATCCCGGTATCGGACGCGACCTCGATTATACATTCGGTGAAATCGGACTGGCTGGCCACTGGATTAAACATATCCTGCATCATATGTTTATCTACAAAGCGAAACTTAAGCCAGGCTGGACACTCATTCCCGAATAA
- a CDS encoding 2,3,4,5-tetrahydropyridine-2,6-carboxylate N-succinyltransferase translates to MAIEQIESKEAFKSFVENTEGQEGYRRPVAFGICRVDRGQKNHDKILQAVYPLINWNENYGSAAVFAAALQESGETIDFGATEQVFTVSDAFIINAINIFAPYIAEAKGEAHKNVQVIANLAGIAEAEMLEDNYRVVFLFEDAAPKSVEAVYLKLYALSLGKAALRSVNLNGAFGILHNCAWFGNEPFELEWLRDNEIDLKLNGAYPEIESVDKFPRYLQHIIPADNTRILDSAKVRMGAQLAPGTTVMPGASYINFNAGTTGAVMVEGRISSSAIVGPGSDVGGGASILGVLSGTNGNPVTIGENVLLGANSVTGIPLGDGCIVDAGIAVLEGTKFVISGAELEKIKEVNPEWDVPVEEENIFKGVELAGKNGIHFRQESTTGRMIAMRSRREVKLNEELH, encoded by the coding sequence ATGGCCATAGAGCAGATTGAATCGAAAGAGGCATTTAAAAGTTTTGTCGAGAATACGGAAGGTCAGGAGGGCTACAGACGACCGGTGGCATTCGGTATTTGTCGCGTTGACCGCGGACAGAAGAATCACGACAAGATTCTTCAGGCGGTCTACCCTCTGATCAACTGGAACGAGAATTACGGTTCGGCGGCGGTTTTTGCAGCGGCTCTGCAGGAGAGCGGCGAAACCATCGATTTCGGCGCAACGGAGCAGGTTTTTACAGTGAGTGACGCTTTCATCATCAACGCCATCAACATATTCGCACCCTATATCGCGGAAGCGAAAGGGGAAGCGCACAAAAACGTGCAGGTCATCGCCAACCTTGCAGGCATCGCCGAAGCGGAGATGCTCGAGGACAATTACAGGGTGGTCTTTCTGTTCGAAGATGCGGCTCCAAAGAGCGTTGAAGCGGTCTATCTGAAACTTTACGCCCTCTCTTTGGGCAAAGCGGCGCTTCGAAGCGTCAACCTCAACGGGGCATTCGGCATTCTGCACAACTGTGCCTGGTTCGGCAACGAACCGTTCGAACTCGAATGGCTGCGTGACAACGAAATCGATCTCAAACTCAACGGCGCTTATCCGGAGATTGAAAGCGTCGACAAATTCCCCCGTTATCTGCAGCACATCATTCCGGCGGACAATACCCGCATTCTCGACAGCGCCAAGGTTCGCATGGGGGCCCAGCTTGCACCGGGAACGACGGTGATGCCGGGTGCGAGCTACATCAACTTCAACGCCGGAACCACCGGTGCGGTCATGGTGGAAGGCCGCATTTCCAGCTCCGCTATTGTCGGGCCTGGCAGCGATGTGGGCGGCGGCGCTTCAATACTGGGAGTACTCAGCGGCACCAACGGCAATCCGGTCACGATTGGTGAAAACGTACTGCTGGGTGCCAACAGCGTTACGGGCATCCCTCTGGGCGACGGCTGTATCGTCGATGCGGGCATCGCGGTACTGGAAGGGACCAAATTCGTTATCAGCGGCGCGGAGCTCGAGAAGATCAAAGAGGTCAATCCCGAATGGGATGTTCCGGTCGAAGAGGAGAATATCTTCAAAGGCGTCGAACTGGCCGGCAAAAACGGTATCCATTTCCGCCAGGAGAGTACGACAGGCCGCATGATCGCCATGCGAAGCCGACGGGAAGTGAAGCTGAACGAGGAACTGCATTGA